The following proteins come from a genomic window of Trypanosoma brucei gambiense DAL972 chromosome 1, complete sequence:
- a CDS encoding developmentally regulated phosphoprotein — translation MRRLLCLSRTRVSFMRWKFDEVAHLRDQVKALDNRIAFIEESQTIKSLLAFYSSRPLSNINTPSKFISYCAESDHNAKVFCHAELPTLLARLITTIDSFPCGLNAMLPIVSVRNTFLDSFKKLIKCDFPEDGAKSEQFLDVVKEIEEAHMKREVLLTIGTGLLQLKDLLSCHKRFILRNKWSGSYKEMEASSNDWLLDLTGPLDDFCFRMVNYNFLSRMLLNSEVVKNNMADLVDLQIDLEKVVRNAVEDAQSICTNFYGSCPGVKFIILKDEKPMKLAYLSSTISYVVIELMKNAFRATVESHSDLTSPTIDCDDAPQVEVLVNIKEGSSHACIRISDEGLGMTVAQAKMAMSYAHTSAKKCLIGSHLGQEDGGENVAPLAGYGFGLPMSRVYARHFGGDLVLNTMEGYGTSVYYFIQI, via the coding sequence ATGCGTCGCTTATTGTGTCTCTCACGCACTCGTGTTTCCTTCATGAGGTGGAAGTTCGACGAAGTGGCACATCTTCGGGACCAGGTTAAGGCATTGGACAACCGCATTGCATTCATTGAGGAGAGTCAGACCATCAAATCACTTCTTGCTTTCTACAGCTCCCGCCCACTGAGTAATATAAACACACCAAGCAAGTTCATCAGCTATTGTGCTGAGTCTGATCACAATGCCAAGGTTTTTTGTCATGCAGAACTACCAACGCTACTAGCAAGACTCATCACAACAATAGACTCGTTCCCGTGCGGTCTTAACGCGATGCTGCCCATCGTGTCGGTGAGGAACACTTTTCTCGATTCCTTTAAAAAGCTTATAAAGTGTGATTTCCCCGAAGATGGTGCGAAGAGTGAGCAGTTTCTGGATGTTGTCAAGGAAATCGAGGAGGCTCATATGAAGAGGGAAGTGTTGCTTACAATAGGCACCGGTCTTTTGCAGTTGAAGGATCTTCTTTCGTGTCATAAGCGCTTTATTCTACGAAACAAGTGGTCTGGTTCATACAAAGAAATGGAGGCATCATCCAATGACTGGCTGTTGGATCTCACAGGGCCACTGGATGACTTCTGTTTCCGTATGGTGAACTACAATTTCCTCTCACGAATGCTGTTGAACTCAGAAGTTGTGAAGAATAACATGGCTGATCTGGTTGATCTGCAAATAGATCTCGAGAAGGTTGTTCGCAATGCTGTAGAGGATGCTCAATCTATCTGCACCAATTTTTACGGCTCCTGCCCGGGGGTGaagtttattattttgaagGATGAAAAACCAATGAAGTTGGCGTACCTGAGTTCAACTATATCGTACGTTGTTATCGAGTTAATGAAGAATGCGTTCAGGGCAACTGTCGAATCGCATTCAGACCTTACATCACCCACCATTGATTGTGATGACGCACCTCAGGTGGAAGTTTTAGTGAATATAAAAGAGGGCTCCAGTCACGCCTGTATACGTATTTCAGATGAGGGTCTCGGGATGACGGTAGCACAGGCGAAAATGGCGATGAGCTATGCTCACACGTCAGCAAAAAAGTGCCTCATTGGCTCCCACCTTGGACAAGAGGACGGTGGCGAGAACGTAGCGCCCCTGGCTGGTTACGGTTTCGGTCTTCCCATGTCGAGAGTTTATGCCCGGCACTTTGGTGGAGATCTTGTACTGAACACGATGGAGGGGTACGGGACCAGTGTCTATTATTTTATCCAAATTTGA